A segment of the Entelurus aequoreus isolate RoL-2023_Sb linkage group LG23, RoL_Eaeq_v1.1, whole genome shotgun sequence genome:
cactatggactggactctcacactattatgttagatccactatggactggactctcactattatgttagatccactatggactggactctcactattatgttggatccactatggagtggactctcacactattatgttagatccactatggactggactctcactattatgttagatccactatgaactggactctcacactattatgttagatccactatggacgggactctcactattatgttagatccactatggactggactctcacactattatgttagatccactatggactggactctcacactattatgttggatccactatggactggactcacactattatgttagatccacaatggactggactctcacactattatgttagatccactatggactggactctcacactattatgttagatccactatggactggactctcacactattatgttagatccactatggactggactctcacactattatgttggatccactatggactggactctcacactattatgttagatccactatggactggactctcacactattatgttagatccactatggactggactctcacactattatgttagatccactatggactggactctcacactattatgttagatccactatggactggactctcacactattatgttagatccactatggactggactctcactattatgttagatccactatggactggactctcacactattatgttagatccactatggactggactctcacactattatgttagatccactatggactggactctcactattatgttagatccactatggactggactctcacactattatgttggatccactatggactggactcccactattatgttagatccactatggactggactctcactattatgttagatccactatggactggactctcacactattatgttggatccactatggactggactcccactattatgttagatccactatggactggattcccactattatgttagatccactatggactggactctcacactattatgttggatccactatggactggactctcactattatgttagatccactatggactggactctcactattatgttagatccactatggactggactttcccaATAATATGTAATACTCACtacaaatatttgtttattttcattacaCAGACACAGTTCAAGTCCTTTCAACATCCTTTAACAAATAATCACAACATTAAAAGACTGTCCAGACAGTACAGAAATTAACAGCAGATCACTCGACTACAAAAggggtcaaactcaaggcccgggggccacatccggcccgccacctcatttttatttggccctggaaagcctggaaataacatgcgtcattaaagtactttatattttctcactaaatgtattagTTCTTTCCATttggacagaaaaaaatacatgtactcaaTGCAATcgcatattttttaaacataaatattataatgtaacaaatatacattcaaacaatgtttttgttgaactcgaaataaatactttttatcggcttgacttatgatttcaaagcaagttattcatcaaatctTCAAATGTCATAGATTTTACAGCGACTttatgaaatttactgtggttttacagcattttactgtacatgaaaaaacagtaccactgttttttgaccATAgaactgccattttttttactgtaaaaaaacagtggtactgttatgCTAGACACAATAGTACACAGtgagtttttacagtaaaatccggcagctaagttgccagaattttactgtaaaaatgcagttttaaatttacagtaaaaaaaacctgtaaattttaccataaaattctatcaactgaactgccagttttgttccgtgaaaaacagtggtactgtttttttccatttacaggaacatgctgaaaaaaacactgtaaattttacggtaaaaaatttttatatataaaaaaaaaaaaatttttttttttttttttacataaataaatacaatcatgtgtgcttacggattgtatccctgcagactgtattgatctatattgatatagaatgtatatattgtgttttttatgttgatttcattaaaaaaaaaaaaaaaaagtttttttttttttttaattcttgtgcggcccgataccaatcggtccgcagaccggtaccgggccgcagcccggtggttggggaccactggtttttacggtaaaatccggcagctaagttgccagaattttactgtaaaaatgcagttttaaatttacattaaaaaaaactctgtaaattttccagtaaaattctatcaactgagctgccagttttgttccgtgaaaaacagtggtactgttattttccatttacagtaacatgctgaaaaaaacactgtacattttacggtaaaatttttgCGACTGACCTGTcaggtttttactgtaaaaaaaaccgtGGTACTGTTTTGCTAGTCACAATAGTAcacggtaaaatctacagttgtcgtttttaccagtggtccccaacctttttgtagctgcggaccggtcaaatttaaaaaaaaaaaaaaaaaaaaaaaatttaattttttttttttaacataaataaatacaatcatgtgtgcttacggactgtatccctgcagactgtattgatctatattgatatagaatgtatatattgtgttttttatgttgatttcatttaaaaaaaaaaaaaaaaaaaaaaaaaaaaaaaaaaaaaaattttttttttttattcttgtgcggcccggtaccaatgcccggtggttggggaccactggtttttacggtaaaatccggcagctaagttgccagaaattttactgtaaaaatgcagttttatatttacagtaaaaaaaactctgtaaattttccagtaaaattctatcaactgagctgccagttttgttccGTGAAAAACACTGgcactgtttttttccatttacagtaacatgctgaaaaaaacactgtaaattttacgcTAACATTTTTGCGACTGACCTGTcaggttttttactgtaaaattttttaCATcgttgtacataaaaataaaaataaatcatcaaatgcataggcaattgtgtaatatcaTCCAGTGTTAGGAGTGGCCCTCAattaaaaccagtttgacacctctgctctactAAAACAAAACTAGTGCAAACTACCATTATATTGCTTAATCAATACACAAAAGATGATTGGCGATgtattaaatacaaatgttttgggATCAAGGCTACAAACATGAGCAACATACagtaaaatcaacaaaaacaataaacattttcagtgtctttcaGCAAAATATGTGCATAAAACTGCCTGGAATGGATGTGGAAAGAAATGCCTCTGATTTTGAAATGTAAAtagatgaagcaattcctgaaggaattgcgtgtgaatgctccaatgctgaagttgaagtgaaatgctgacagaatgtagtatgaatgtaagaatagtttgaatgttgaagagtttgaatttccaggaaaaccggaatttggtttggaatttgggaaaagtgttagtttgaatgtgcaggatgattggaatgtgttgatgttggaatggtttgaagaggttgaaaaatgtgggaattgtgtaacttggaaaaattacccaacaatgggaacttcctggaaatttgggaattttggaaaagcgggatttgttgaaaatgattaggaacatgaatgtcctgaatgagttgaattggttggtgttggaattgtttaaatcggtcaagaaatgttgaagtagtaacagttttttaattgagaaatggcattagggaacttcgggaaaaacgggaatttttcaagttcttaaaccaacttgttttattgtcctgactaagaggaatgttttgacggtggaacggttgaaatggtttgaaaaatgtgaaaggaatcatcgcactaaaaaaggttggaaataatgtTAGAAAaacacaggaattcctggaaattcctggttgtttacatttccaggataagttgaatgtgttgaaggtgggatggtttgaataggttgaaaaatgtggcaattgtggaactttgaaaaatggataattcattttgaatgggaaaaatgtccctaaagaCTGGGGAtttttggaaatccgggaatttttaaaaatatttgttgaaaaagagcacacaattcatgaacaggctgaatattttgaagttggaacggtttgaatcggataaaaaaatgtgggagttgtggaattttgaaaaatgttccattcatttcaataggaatttcctggaaatttgggaatttcgggaaaagagggaattttggggaaaatgctaaaacatgtcaatgttctgaatgagttgaaatggttggtgttggaatctttcaaatcggtcgagaaatgttgaagtcgtaAAATTTCTATTTGAGAAATGGTTTTACTGATTTcctagaaaaccgggaatttattaagttcttaaaccaacttggttttttgtcctgactaagaggaatgttttgacagtggaacggttgaaatgggttaaaaaatgtgaaaggagtcatcgcactaaaaaaaggttggaaattagGTTAGAAaaaacccaggaattcctggaaatttgtagaACGAGGAAATttctaggatgagttgaatgtgttgaaggtgaaatggtttgaatcggttaaaaaatgtgggaattgtggaagtttgaaaaatggataattcattttgaatggtgaaaatgtccctaaaaacttgGAATTCtcagaaatccgggaattttttttgtaattgttgaaagggagcacacaattcctgaacatgctgaatattttgaagttcgaacagtttgaatcggataaaaaatgggggagttgtggaactttgaaaaatgtcccatttatttcaatgggaatttcatgcaaatttgggaatttcgggaaaggagggaattttttggaaaatgttaaaaaacgtgaatgttctgaatgagttgaaatggttggtgttggaatttttcgaatcgatcgagaaatgttgaagtagtaacatttttaattgagaaatggttttacaggattcctggaaaaccgggaatttttccagttcaaaaacaactttgttttttgtcctcatTAAGAGAAATGATTTGACGGTGAAACggctgaagtgggttgaaaaatgtgaaaggagtagtcaacagaaaaaagaGTGGAAAATGTGATTgataaaacgggaattctgggaattcctgcaatttatttgaacttggaaaaatgatagtttgaatgtccaggatgagtggaatatgttgaacgtGGAAcgatttgaattggttgaaaaatgtggaaatggtggaagtttgaaaaatggacaattcattttgaatgggaaaaatgtccctaaagactgggaattttcggaaatccgggattttttttataattgttgaaagggagcacacaattcctgaacgcgtggaatattttgaagttggaagggtttgaatcgaataaaaaatgtgggagttgtggaactttgaaaaatgtcccattcatgggAATTTCCTGCAGATTTGGGAagttcgggaaaagagggaattcttTGGAAAACGTGAAAaagtttgaatgttctgaatgagttgaaatggttggtgttggaatttttcaattcggtcgagaaatgttgaagtagtaacatttttaattgagaaatggtgttacggaattcctggaatttcgggaaaactgagaattcttccagttcaaaaaacaacttctttttttagtcctgattaggaggaattttttgacggtggaacggttgaagtgggttgaaaaatatgggaggagtagtcgccagaaaaaagggtgaaaatagggtgtggagaactgggaattcctggaatttatttgaacttggaaaaattatagtttgaatgtccaggatgagtggaatatgttgaacgtggaacgatttgaatccgttgaaaaatgtggaagtttgaaaaatggccaattcattttgaatgggaaaaatgtccctaaagactgggaattttcggaaatccgggattttttttataattgttgaaagggagcacacaattcctgaacaagcgggatattttgaagttggaagggtttgaatcgaataaaaaatgtgggagatgtggaactttgaaaaatgtcccattcatgggAATTTCCTGCAGATTTGGGAagttcgggaaaagagggaattcttTGGAAAACGTGAAAAAGTTTGAAtgttctaaatgagttgaaatggttggtgttggaatttttcaattcggtcgagaaatgttgaagtagtaacatttttaattgagaaatggtgctacggaattcctggaatttcgggaaaactgggaatttttccagttcaaaaaccaaCTTATTtttgttgtcctgattaagaggaatgttttgacggtggaacggttgaagtgggttgaaaaatgtgggaggagtagtcgccagaaaaaagggtgaaaataaggtgtggaaaactgggaattctgggaattcctggaatttatttgaacttggaaaaattatagtttgaatgtccaggatgagtggaatatgttgaacgtggaacgatttgaatcggttgaaaaatgtggtaaaatggtggaagtttgaaaaatggccaattcattttgaatgggaaaaatgtcccggaaaacctggaattctgggaaatctgggaatttttggaatttttcaagggaaagcctgcgactcccgaataggctgaagtttgaagttggaacggtttgaatcagataaaaaatgtggcagttgtggaactttgaagaatgtcccattgacttcaatgggaatttctCCAAAatgtggggatttcgggaaaagtttCGTACAAAAAACCTTGaatgatctgaatgagttgaaatggttggtgttggaattttacaagtcggtcgagaaatgtcgaagtagtaacatgttgaattgagaaatggtattacggaattcctggaatttcgggaatttttcgagttaaaaaaactactttgttttttgtcctgattaagaggaatgttttgacggtggaacggttgaaatgcgttgaaaaatgtggaaggagtagtcgccagaaaaaagggtgaaaatagggctttggaaaaacagggaattctggaaaatcctggaatttttttttacttggaaagaAGATAGTTAAAATTtcaaggatggtggaatgtgttgaaggtggaacgatttgaatcggttgaaaaatgtggaaatggtggaagtttgaaaaatggccaattcattttgaatgggaaaaatgtcccggaaaacctggaattctgggaaatctgggaatttttggaattttttaagggaaagcccgcgattcccgaacaggctgaacagtttgaagttggaacggtttgaatcagataaaaaatgtggcagttgtggaactttgaagaatgtcccattgacttcaatgggaatttcccaaaaatttgggaatttcgggaaaagtttcGTACAAAaaaccttgaatggtctgaatgagttgaaatggttggtgttggaattttacaagtcggtcgagaaatgtcgaagtagtaacatttttaattgagaaatggtgttacggaattcctggaatttcgggaaaactgggaatttttccagttcaaaaaacaacttctttttttttttcctgattaagatgaatgttttgacggtggaacggttgaagtgggttgaaaaatgtgggaggagtagtcgccagaaaaaagggtgaaaataaggtgtggaaaactgggaattctgggaattcctggaatttatttgaactaggaaaaattatagtttgaatgtccagaatgagtggaatatgttgaacgtggaacgatttgaatccgttgaaaaatgtggaaatggtggaagtttgaaaaatggccaattcattttgaatgggaaaaatgtcccggaaaacctggaattctgggaaatctgggaatttttgggatttgtcaagggaaagcctgcaattcccgaataggctgaacagtttgaagttggaacggtttgaatcagataaaaaatgtggcagttgtggaactttgaagaatgtcccattgacttcaatgggaatttcccaaaatgtgggaatttcgggaaaagtttcgtacaaaaaaaacttgaatggtctgaatgagttgaaatggttggtgttggaatttttcaattcggtcgagaaatgttgaagtagtaacatttttaattgagaaatggtattacggaattcctggaatttcgggaatttttcgagtgaaaaaaactactttgttttttgtcctgattaagaggaatgttttgacggtggaacggttgaaatgcgttgaaaaatgtggaaggagtagtcgccagaaaaaagggtgaaaatagggctttggaaaaacaggaattctggaaaatcctggaattttttttaacttggaaagaaGATAGTTAAAATTtcaaggatggtggaatgtgttgaaggtggaacgatttgaatcggttgaaaaatgtggaaatggtggaagtttgaaaaatggccaattcattttgaatgggaaaaatgtcccggaaaacctggaattctgggaaatctgggaatttttggaatctgtctagggaaagcccgcgattcccgaataggctgaacagtttgaagttggaacggtttgaatcggatgaaaaatgtggaaggtagagcgcgccaaaatctggagaataataataataataaatagaagaattttggtgtagaaaagcatgtgtgaatgttgtggagcgttcacacaactATTGCCTGAGTGTCCCCCCCAGccccccttttaaaaaaaaatagtggtcTGGATGAGCGTAACACAATCACTTGGGTGAACTCTCCTCCGTGACGGGACTCAGCTCCCTGGCTTTGTGCCTCTGGTGCCTCTTGCGCATCCTGATGATCCACTGCACGCTGAGTTTGGCAAAGTTGGCCGCCTTGAAGAAGGCCATAAAAACGCCACACAGAATGGCCACCGAGCTCCATGCGTTTGCGGTCACGATCTGGGAAGaaaggcatcttttctttgaactgttttgtgaccgagtgcAACAGCTTTTTACGACCCCATCTCCCCTTCGAAACAGCTGTTGCTATGCAATCAGGGAACGTcccaataaaagaggaggcgtgtaaccatttcgtcagagcgtggtggaagaccgtacaagagtacagcccagacgtttctcctcatgagccaaattgaatcctgtctctgtttaattccttgcttcttgtctgtttaatagatgtcatcggtgtttgaacctgacaagtacTGTTCCAAAATATCCACAGTTGTACAACCTTCTAAAAAAAGGCCCCAGTCTTCTTTGCGTTTGAGGTAAATAGCGTCCCCAGCTATAATTACACCTACCAGTCGAATTTCTTGCATGAAAGGATCCCGCCACTCAAAAACCGCAAAGAAGAGCTGGTTGCTTCTCTCGGGTTCGGGCCTCTTGTCGTTGAATTTGACCACAGCCGACTGGAAGACAATGGGCGATCATTAGGACTGAAGCTGTGGACCAACGTCTTGTACGTACGCACCTCTTGGCGAAACTCCACAGATTCGTTGCTCTTCCCCGAAGTCCTGACTAAAGACATCTTGACCCAGGTTCGGAATCCCCCAGAGAAGGTCCACATGGAGTAATTCCTCTCACAGTCCCTCATGAACTGGGATTTATTCCGACTGGAGATAGAGTGGCAAGTTATCATCTAGACCAGTGCTTGTCAAACTTTTGTCACCATggaccacctcagaaaacccttggctctccaagtaccatcacATTGacccacattaaaatacagtcgcatagtaggcctaagtattcattaaaaacgaggCAAATGTTTTATCTACCAAGTATATTTAATCTTTTTAGACACTGTTGAACAATAACCCTATGATTGAatacaggacaataaaacactgaattgagataatgaatcaaacatttggcgtaccactggtggtacattttccacagtttgagaatccctggtctAAGTTACTTACTGGGCTCGATTTACTAACCTATCTATCTAACTAGTTATGGGCCTGCTGCGAAGCAATTATTTTCATTGTATGTGTGTGAGATAATCATtcgtcagttgtttatgtgaaagtgtttcagtagtgtttatgagagaaTTTCAGTAATGTgagtgagaggatttcagtagtgttgatgagagcatttcagtagtgtgtaggaaattatttcagtagtgtgtgtgagagcatttcagtagtgtgtgtatgaaatgattttagtagtgtgtatgagaggatttcagtagtgtgtatgagaggatttcagtagtgtgtaggaGAGAAGAAAAAAATCTATAGTTTGTataagaggatttcagtagtgtgtatgagagaaaaaaacagtagtgtgtatgagagtatttcagtggtgtgtatgattgtatgagagtatttcagtagtgtgtattagaggaTTTCAGCAgtttgtatgagaggatttcagtagtgtgtatgagagaagaaaaaaatctataatttgtatgagagtatttcagtagtgtatgagagaaaacattttagtagtgtgtatgagagaaaaaacagtgtgtatgagagtatttcagtagtgtgtaggagagaaaaaaaatctataatttgtataagaggatttcagtagtgtgtataagagaaaAAACAGTAGTGCgtatgagagtatttcagtagtgtgtatgacagaaaacatttcagtagtgtgtatgagaggatttcagtagtgtgcatgagaggatttcagtagtgcataggagagaaaaaaaatctatagtttgtatgagagaaaaaaacagtagtgtgtatgagagtatttcagtggtgtgtatgattgtatgagagtatttcagtagtgtgtattagaggaTTTCAGCAgtttgtatgagaggatttcagtagtgtgtatgagagaagaaAAAAATCTATAATTTGTATgagagtttttcagtagtgtatgagagaaaacattttagtagtgtgtatgagagaaaaaacagtgtgtatgagagtatttcagtagtgtgtaggaGAGAAAAAACAGTGtgtatgagagtatttcagtagtgtgtaggagagaaaaaaaatctataatttgtataagaggatttcagtagtgtgtataagagaaaAAACAGTAGTGCgtatgagagtatttcagtagtgtgtatgacagaaaacatttcagtagtgtgtatgagaggatttcagtagtgtgcatgagaggatttcagtagtgcataagagagaaaaaaaatctatagtttgtacaagaggatttcagtagtgtgaatgagagaaaaaacagtagtgtgtatgagagtatttcagtagtgtgtatgattgtatgagagtatttcagtagtgtatgagagaaaacattttagtagtgtgtaaGAGAGAAAaaacagtagtgtgtatgagagtagtTCAGTAGTGTGTAGGAGAGAAAAaaacagtagtgtgtatgagagtatttcagtagtgtgtatgattgaatgagagtatttcagtagtgtgtatgagagaaatcatttcagtagtgagtatgagagagagaaaaaaaagtagtgcatatgagaggatttcagtagtgtgtaggaGAGAAAAAAATCTATAGTTTGTataagaggatttcagtagtgtgtatgagagaaaaaacagtagtgtgcatgagagcatgagagtatttcagtagtatgtatgattgtatgagagtatttcagtagtgtgtatgagacaaaccatttcagtagtgtgtatgagaggaaaAAATTAAGTAGTGTGAAtgaaaggatttcagtagtgtggatgAGAGGGGAAAAACATCAAGAAAGGAAAACAATGCTATTTTGATCCGTCATTATTAGCACAACATAGCAGTAAGCTGCAATAGTGGTAAATagcaaactgctcagtcagcaatAATGAGTTGTTTGCCAAGTGTAGCACCAAGAACAACACAGGTGGATAAAGCTACCAGACATTACCTGTCTGCGAGGTCGCTAAAGTTGGCGAACAGCATGTACGTGATGGCGCTGAAGTCCTCCTCTGTTTCGTTCTGACTGAACTGCATGAAGATCAGCTCCTTGTTCCTGACGTCCGAGGGGCCACGGACCACCAGCGCCTTCTTCTGCCACGCCAACCGTTAGCGTCATGTTGCCGTCGAGAGGATGCCGCGACACGTCGGGACTGACCTGTGTTCCATTGGTGAAGGGTCCCAAGTAGGTCACCTCCTTGATGACGCAGTCCCCCGCCTGGGGCTTGCCGGGGTCCACCAGAGGCGGGACGCGGTCATGGTCGTGGTGGCGACAGCTCAGCAGCTGCGCGTTGCCCGGGTACAGAGCGATACCTGCAGCCACGGAAGGAAGCAGCAGGAAATATACATCACAACTCATTTGGTGTCATCCAAGTGTGAcacatattcatactgacctcttatgcctggttcacaccaacggcgctttaaagcggcgagcaaagcgccgtcatttttgtcaatttttccacgaatatcccgatctccgaagtaatgttatgctttgatacgctctgatacgaattagttgccgctttgggggggacgaattaccgttcctcacgatttgatgccgctttgatacgctttaaatcacgttttattacgctttattgaactttattatgctttgatgcgatcccgacgctttaaatcaggctctgacacgattatcaagctctgttgtgcattggaattatgtgtcatgaacattatgaacactaatttgtaataatgactttgaaatgtgatattgttatgtaattatgtgcaatttggaagatgctgtgattattattttgtgaatttgatgaataaattgcgtgcgcacacataatataataaaaaagagaaatgtgataaacaaataagttaaaaaaaatgtgaaaaactcagtatactgttttccacacattttttatattcatttattttttcaatttctctttttttcccgttatattatgtttattatttattatgttttatattcatttgttttttcaatttctc
Coding sequences within it:
- the pacc1 gene encoding proton-activated chloride channel codes for the protein MLGKDNTYQEFNDDDDANAGNNRRSPDFFGDPVEDDQDPDDRVSPEDEARGSLSSIMVSKTCLKNVFTVVLIFIYLLLTAVAAFLAYQTISDFLEKLNNPVMSVTYKEVDVFSPPGIALYPGNAQLLSCRHHDHDRVPPLVDPGKPQAGDCVIKEVTYLGPFTNGTQKKALVVRGPSDVRNKELIFMQFSQNETEEDFSAITYMLFANFSDLADSRNKSQFMRDCERNYSMWTFSGGFRTWVKMSLVRTSGKSNESVEFRQESAVVKFNDKRPEPERSNQLFFAVFEWRDPFMQEIRLIVTANAWSSVAILCGVFMAFFKAANFAKLSVQWIIRMRKRHQRHKARELSPVTEESSPK